In the genome of Hyphobacterium sp. CCMP332, one region contains:
- a CDS encoding phage integrase SAM-like domain-containing protein: MIVRLRPTFKIKNTGHTQLRTHYNKKMVQIAIGHISEPDSWNSKGDPLEGKKVKPGDRKLFDQWRKNLQKVEDFFNQQKIDPTSHEIKLALENVKYNRELSSRTTAMTFIDFLDDWFSNDFKHQHPKGNTFIRYSSGAMHNKGQFYKVIKKYNEEIHRISFSTIDLKFYHDFVTFLKNTQTESGKKGYGINTIGKYIKELKFFLREAESEGHIVNPAYKNKKFMVIQEESNEDESIALTPLEILKLADFPLPIIEKENSLSEKPKTVYRDWFVLGCCLGLRVGDLLKLQKSDIIKENGFRFIHVRTGKTGREVWIPIQGLAEEILEKYNNNFPPNITEQKLNKHIKEIGKAAGLDRWRHLKTHVMRRTMITNAYLDMVREGIDRTTELMEISGHTTISNFIRYIKISHESHKRNFKPLKINVKQNYRDLLSLNKSENVL; this comes from the coding sequence ATGATAGTAAGATTAAGACCAACTTTCAAAATAAAAAATACCGGCCATACTCAATTAAGAACTCATTACAATAAGAAAATGGTGCAAATCGCAATAGGTCATATTAGCGAACCAGATTCATGGAATTCAAAGGGAGATCCTTTAGAAGGTAAAAAAGTAAAACCAGGCGATCGAAAACTTTTTGATCAATGGAGAAAAAACCTTCAGAAAGTGGAAGATTTTTTTAATCAACAAAAAATTGACCCTACATCCCATGAAATAAAATTGGCTCTTGAGAATGTTAAATACAATAGAGAGCTCTCTTCACGAACCACTGCAATGACTTTTATCGACTTTTTAGATGATTGGTTTTCAAATGATTTTAAACACCAACATCCGAAAGGTAATACTTTCATTAGGTACTCTTCAGGTGCAATGCACAATAAGGGGCAGTTTTATAAAGTAATTAAAAAATACAATGAAGAAATTCATCGTATTTCCTTTTCCACAATAGATCTGAAATTCTACCATGATTTTGTAACATTTTTAAAAAATACACAGACAGAGTCGGGTAAAAAGGGATATGGTATCAATACGATTGGAAAATACATTAAGGAATTAAAATTCTTTTTAAGAGAAGCTGAATCTGAAGGACACATTGTGAACCCAGCTTATAAGAATAAAAAGTTCATGGTTATCCAGGAAGAATCGAATGAAGATGAATCTATTGCATTAACACCGTTAGAAATTTTAAAGCTTGCTGATTTTCCATTACCAATTATTGAAAAAGAAAATTCATTAAGTGAAAAACCCAAAACTGTTTATCGGGATTGGTTTGTTTTAGGTTGTTGTCTGGGATTAAGAGTTGGTGACTTACTGAAGCTTCAGAAAAGTGATATTATAAAAGAAAATGGTTTTAGATTTATTCATGTTAGAACAGGCAAAACTGGTAGAGAGGTTTGGATACCAATTCAAGGTTTAGCTGAAGAAATTTTAGAGAAATACAACAATAATTTCCCACCAAACATAACCGAGCAAAAACTTAATAAGCATATTAAAGAAATAGGCAAAGCAGCGGGATTAGATAGATGGCGTCATTTGAAAACACATGTTATGAGAAGGACAATGATTACGAATGCTTATTTGGATATGGTCAGGGAGGGCATAGATAGAACTACAGAGCTCATGGAAATTAGTGGTCATACAACAATTAGTAATTTTATTAGATACATAAAAATCTCACACGAAAGTCATAAAAGAAATTTCAAACCATTAAAGATTAATGTCAAGCAAAACTACAGAGACCTTCTCAGCTTAAATAAATCTGAAAATGTTCTTTAA
- a CDS encoding transposase, with product MKAKKSSTTSLIRDVRRKTRRKFSAEEKIRIVLEGMRGEESISEICRKESIHPNQYYKWSKDFMEAAKKRMQGDTQREANTDEVKELRAENDKLKKLVAELSLKNKVLKKSLRGLE from the coding sequence ATGAAAGCTAAGAAAAGCAGTACTACATCTCTGATCAGAGATGTGAGAAGAAAAACCAGAAGAAAATTTTCAGCCGAAGAAAAGATTCGAATTGTCCTTGAAGGTATGCGAGGAGAAGAGAGTATCTCTGAGATCTGTAGAAAGGAAAGTATCCATCCTAATCAGTATTATAAGTGGAGTAAAGACTTCATGGAAGCGGCGAAGAAAAGAATGCAGGGAGACACCCAAAGAGAAGCTAATACGGATGAAGTAAAGGAACTTCGAGCAGAGAATGATAAACTCAAAAAGCTGGTAGCAGAGCTGAGTTTGAAGAATAAGGTTCTGAAAAAAAGTTTGAGAGGACTGGAATAA
- a CDS encoding DDE-type integrase/transposase/recombinase, giving the protein MRYSQSEKMEIIRIVEGSEIGVVRTLFELGIPKSTFYKWYGRYLEEGYDGLASRAKQQKRFWNKLPPWERQRVVEVALEQPELSPRELAYHITDKERWYVSESTVYRILKSHGLITSPAYMVMKASDSFRDKTKRVHQMWQTDFTYLKVIGWGMYYLSSILDDYSRYIIHWELCSNMTDKDVERNIIAAIQKAGLGKSYRPKLLSDNGPCYKSGELKSFLETQQITHVNGKPYHPQTQGKIERYHRSMKNIIKLDVYYSPDELKVRIAEWVNWYNNHSHQSSLLCAYK; this is encoded by the coding sequence ATGCGATATAGCCAGTCAGAGAAAATGGAGATCATCCGCATTGTGGAAGGCTCAGAAATAGGTGTAGTTCGAACCCTTTTTGAATTAGGTATTCCTAAAAGCACTTTTTATAAATGGTATGGCAGATACCTTGAAGAAGGCTATGATGGACTTGCCAGCAGGGCAAAGCAACAGAAACGATTCTGGAACAAGCTACCGCCCTGGGAGAGGCAAAGAGTTGTGGAAGTAGCTTTGGAGCAGCCCGAACTCTCTCCAAGGGAGCTTGCTTATCACATCACAGACAAAGAGCGGTGGTATGTCTCAGAATCTACAGTTTACAGGATTCTTAAGAGTCATGGATTGATTACATCTCCTGCATACATGGTAATGAAAGCATCGGATTCATTCAGAGATAAGACCAAAAGAGTACATCAAATGTGGCAGACAGACTTTACCTATCTGAAAGTCATCGGTTGGGGAATGTATTACTTGTCCAGCATTCTTGATGATTACTCTCGTTATATTATCCACTGGGAACTATGTAGCAATATGACCGATAAGGATGTGGAAAGAAACATTATTGCAGCGATTCAGAAAGCAGGATTAGGGAAAAGTTATCGACCAAAACTTCTATCAGATAACGGTCCATGCTATAAGTCCGGTGAACTTAAAAGTTTTCTGGAAACACAGCAAATTACCCATGTGAATGGCAAGCCCTATCATCCACAGACACAAGGTAAGATTGAACGCTATCATCGCTCGATGAAAAATATCATCAAACTCGATGTGTATTACAGTCCAGATGAGTTAAAGGTAAGAATAGCTGAATGGGTGAACTGGTACAATAATCACAGTCATCAATCATCCCTTCTATGCGCTTATAAATGA